The nucleotide sequence GCGGTGAATAGGCCAGCAGCGACACGCCGAGCCGGTGCATGGTTTCGTCGAGGCCGTTCTCGGCGCCGCGGCTCGCGAGGTTGTAGACGTTCTGCACCGTCGCCACGCGCGGCAGGCCGTGTTCCTCGGCCAGGCGCACGAACTCGTGCACGCCGTAGGGCGTCTCGTTCGACAGGCCGATGGCGCGGATCTTCCCGGCCTTCACCAGCCCGGCCAGCGCCTCGAGCTGTTCGCGGATCGGGGTCTGCGAGACCTCCTTGGCCGGGTCGTAGTAGATGTTGCCGAAGGCCGGCACGTGGCGCTCGGGCCAGTGGATCTGGTAGAGGTCGATCACGTCCGTCTGCAGCCGCTTGAGGCTCGCCTCGCACGAGGCCACGATGTCCGCGCCCGTCATGCCCACGCCTTCGCGCACCCAGGGCGTGTTGCGCAGCGGGCCCGCGACCTTGCTCGCCAGCGTCAGCTTCTGGCGCGCGCCGGGGTTGGCCGCGAACCAGTTGCCGATGATGGTCTCGGTCGCGCCGTAGGTCTCCTGGCGCGTGGGCACCGAGTACATCTCGGCCGTGTCGATGAAGTCGACGCCGCGCTCGAGCGAGCGCGCCAGGATGGCATGGGCCGTGGGCTCGTCGACCTGCTCGCCGAAGGTCATGGTGCCGAGGCAGATGGGCGTGACGTGAAGGTCGCTCTGACCGAGTCTGATTTTTTGCATGCGCGGAAATGTACCGCCGGGCTCCGCAGCGCGCTGGCGGCGGCGCCAAACCCGAGCGGCACGGCCGTCACGCGGCTGTCGTCTGGCGGACTGCGTGCGCCGACCCGGCTCCTTATCATCGGTGCCATGTACCACGCCCTCCGTCCCTCGCGCAGCGAATTCGTGCCCGTGCGCAACCTCCGCTACCACGTGCGCCTCTGGGGCCAGCCCTCGGCCGAGCGCCCGCCGCTGGTGCTGGTGCACGGCTGGATGGACGTGGCCGCCTCCTGGCAGTTCGTGGTCGACGCGCTGGCCGAGGAACGCTTCATCGTCGCGCCCGACTGGCGCGGCTTCGGCCTCACCGACGGCGGCGGGGTCGACAACTACTGGCTGCCCGACTACCTGGCCGACCTCGAATGGCTGCTCGACCACTACGCGGGCGAAGGCGAGGCCGCGCGCCCGGTCGACCTCGTGGGCCACAGCATGGGCGGCAACGTCGTCATGCACTACGCGGGCGTGCGGCCCGAGCGCATCCGCCGGCTGGTCAACCTCGAGGGCTTCGGCATGCCCGCGCGCCAGCCCGAGGAAGCGCCCGCGCGCTACGGCCAGTGGATCGACGAACTCAAGCGGCTGCACCGCGGCGAACTCGAACTCGCGGGCTACTCGGCCGTCGACGGCGTGGCGCGCCGGCTCATGAAGACCAACCCGCGCCTGTCGCAGGACAAGGCCGACTGGCTCGCGAGCCACTGGTCGGCCAGCCGCGCGCAGCCCGACGGCAGCGCGCGCTGGCAGATCCTCGGCGAGGCCGCGCACAAGGTCATCAACGCCAACATCTTCCGCGTCGACGAGGTGCGCGCGCTCTATGCGCGCATTGCCGCGCCCACGCTGATGATCGAGGCCGCCGACGACAGCCTGCAGGGCTGGTGGAAGAGCCGCTACACGCTCGAGGAATTCCACCAGCGGTTGGCCTCGGTGCCCTCGGTGCGTATCGAGCAGCTGGCCGATGCCGGCCACATGCTGCACCACGACCAGCCGCAGCGGGTGGCGAAGCTGATCGAGGATTTCCTCGCGGATTGAACGATTCCGTTCACACCGAGCTTGTCGAGGCTGCACCCCGCCTTCGACAAGCTCAGGCCGAACGGATCAGGGCGAGCAGTGCTTCACAACCGTTCAGGCTGAGCCTGTCGAAGCCCGCGCCCCGCCTTCGACAAGCTCAGGCCGAACGGTAGCGGGCACTCAGCCCTCGCGATTCACCGCCCGCCGCAGCGCCGCGCGCGCCAGCAGCCGCGTCGAATCGAGCGTCGGCAGCGCCGAGTTCGCATCGCTGATGATCAGCGGGATCTCGGTGCAGCCCAGCACCACCGCGTCGCAGCCCTCCTGCGTCTTCATGCGCTCGATCACGCGCTGGAAGCTCGCCACGCCCTCGGGGCTGAAGATGCCGTTGACCAGCTCGTCCATGATCACGCGCCCGGTCTCGTCGCGCTCTTGCGCGTTGGGCCTGCGGTACTCGAGGCCGCGCGCCGCGAGCCTGGACGGATAGACCTCGCTGTCGACCAGCCAGCGCGTGCCCGTGATGCCGATGCGCCGGAAGCCGCGCCGCACGGCCTCGTCGGCCGCCACCTCGGCGATGTGCAGCCAGGGCAGCGGCGAACGCGGCGCAACATAGTCGAAGGCCTGATGGATCGTGTTGTCGGGGCAGATCAGGAAGTCGGCACCCGCGGCCTGCAGCTTGCGCGCCGAAGCGAGCATCAGCTCGCCCACGCCGGCCACGTCGCCCGCATCGAGGCAGCGCACGTAGTCCGCGAGCGAGGGCGTGTGCATCGACACCTCGGGGTGTGCGTGCGCACCGAGCAGCGCGGCGCCCTCCACGCAGATGGTCTTGTAGCAAAGGGCCGCGCCTTCGGCGGAGCAGCCCACGATTCCGATGTGTTGTGTCATGCCAGCGATCCTATGACCGCTGTCCGCATATGCAAGCTTACGAATATTCGTTCGCATGCGCGGCAGCGGCTCCTAGAGTGCCCGGTTCAGTTCTGGAGCCCCTCTCTCATGCGCCCTCTCGCCCTTTCCCGCCGCCTGGCCCTTGCCGGCGGTCTCGCCCTCGCGCTGGGCCTCGCCAGCGCGGCCCAGGCCGCCGACCTGCGCGTCGGCTTCATGCCGGGCCCGTACCGCGACGCCTTCACCAAGGGCATCGAGCCCCAGCTCGCCAAGCTCGGCTACACCGTCAAGTACGTCGAGTTCAGCCAGGGCGTGCAGCCCAACGACGCGGTCGAGCGCGGCCAGATCGACGCCAACATCTTCCAGCACACGCTCTACCTCAACGCCACCAACCAGCAGCAGAACTTCGACCTGGTGCCGATCGTCCACGTGCCGACGCCGCCGATGGGCCTCTATTCGCAGCGCCACAAGTCGCTGGCCAGCGTGCCCGACGGCGCCA is from Variovorax paradoxus and encodes:
- a CDS encoding aldo/keto reductase, giving the protein MQKIRLGQSDLHVTPICLGTMTFGEQVDEPTAHAILARSLERGVDFIDTAEMYSVPTRQETYGATETIIGNWFAANPGARQKLTLASKVAGPLRNTPWVREGVGMTGADIVASCEASLKRLQTDVIDLYQIHWPERHVPAFGNIYYDPAKEVSQTPIREQLEALAGLVKAGKIRAIGLSNETPYGVHEFVRLAEEHGLPRVATVQNVYNLASRGAENGLDETMHRLGVSLLAYSPLAYGLLTGKYDQSGITGPNAPQEARITRYESVRKLRWGRPDALKAARRYNQLALDNGLTPVKLALAFCYTKWQVASTIIGVRTVEQLDEDIDAWGTTLSPELLAQIDAIRWEIRDPAA
- a CDS encoding alpha/beta hydrolase translates to MYHALRPSRSEFVPVRNLRYHVRLWGQPSAERPPLVLVHGWMDVAASWQFVVDALAEERFIVAPDWRGFGLTDGGGVDNYWLPDYLADLEWLLDHYAGEGEAARPVDLVGHSMGGNVVMHYAGVRPERIRRLVNLEGFGMPARQPEEAPARYGQWIDELKRLHRGELELAGYSAVDGVARRLMKTNPRLSQDKADWLASHWSASRAQPDGSARWQILGEAAHKVINANIFRVDEVRALYARIAAPTLMIEAADDSLQGWWKSRYTLEEFHQRLASVPSVRIEQLADAGHMLHHDQPQRVAKLIEDFLAD
- a CDS encoding amino acid racemase, producing MTQHIGIVGCSAEGAALCYKTICVEGAALLGAHAHPEVSMHTPSLADYVRCLDAGDVAGVGELMLASARKLQAAGADFLICPDNTIHQAFDYVAPRSPLPWLHIAEVAADEAVRRGFRRIGITGTRWLVDSEVYPSRLAARGLEYRRPNAQERDETGRVIMDELVNGIFSPEGVASFQRVIERMKTQEGCDAVVLGCTEIPLIISDANSALPTLDSTRLLARAALRRAVNREG